Proteins from a single region of Runella sp. SP2:
- a CDS encoding penicillin acylase family protein, translated as MFHRFIFPTLIGLLVQSFAFAQTFSTEEVAKLQQQANQITIVKDKWGVPHVYTKTDADAVFGMMYVQCEEFFAKVENSLIVRLGRQAEVNGESDLYQDLWARTFIDPTKALQLYQRSPKWLRKLCDAYAAGINFYLISHPQVKPRLLTRVEPWMALMNNIPSIANSNLTEAEFRAFYGKDASVSLASLSPSLEHDFQQAGGSNGWAIAPSRTQNKNAILLINPHSEFYGRIEIHLVSEEGLNSYGAPFLGQFNIFQGFNEHLGWMHPVTLSDGKDLYAETVTKQGNGYVYQYEGKSKAVDSSKVTLKYKKGEELLSKTFTIYRTHHGPVVAVRNKKWISLKSQESNIDLLAVNWQKMKTKNLKQFTKVLNKRVMVGNNIVYADRDGNIGYWHGNFVPKRNPSYDWKRQVDGSIKETEWQGTHALEELPHYINPANGWVQNCNSTPLYAAGEFDSVMNRKPIYMLPDGNTPRAVNAVRVLNQLQNATLDDVIKAAHDPYLPNATRFIPSLISSFEKVKNDTVFAALAGAIKTLSAWDYRTDTSSVATTLAVLWTERLVQMNVAKLPRPITNEEQYSVTNGSNLSVDFLSPAEQLKMLGQVVAELRKDFGTWEVSWGKINRFQRPVEGKPFSDTEKSWAVPATPGYMGSLNAYVSRKSPQTKARYGVTGNTFVAAVEFGKVLKAKTVLTGGASTNSTSPHYTDQVNGYIHAQFKEIFFYKKDVLANAERTYKPGE; from the coding sequence ATGTTTCATCGTTTTATTTTTCCAACCCTTATTGGTCTTTTAGTACAATCGTTCGCTTTTGCCCAAACTTTTTCAACGGAAGAAGTCGCCAAGTTGCAACAGCAAGCCAACCAAATCACCATCGTCAAAGACAAGTGGGGGGTACCTCACGTATATACCAAAACTGACGCCGACGCCGTGTTTGGGATGATGTACGTTCAGTGCGAAGAGTTTTTTGCTAAAGTAGAAAACTCATTGATAGTCAGACTTGGACGACAAGCAGAAGTGAACGGGGAATCGGATTTGTACCAAGATTTATGGGCAAGAACGTTTATTGATCCTACCAAAGCCCTTCAACTATACCAACGCTCTCCCAAATGGTTGCGCAAATTGTGCGATGCCTACGCCGCTGGGATTAATTTTTATTTGATTTCTCATCCTCAAGTAAAGCCCAGGTTACTGACTCGCGTTGAGCCTTGGATGGCATTGATGAACAACATCCCTTCCATTGCCAACAGCAACTTGACCGAGGCCGAATTTCGGGCATTTTACGGGAAAGACGCCAGCGTTTCATTGGCCTCCCTAAGTCCGTCGCTCGAACATGATTTTCAGCAAGCAGGTGGGTCAAATGGCTGGGCGATTGCTCCTTCACGGACACAAAACAAAAACGCTATTTTACTCATCAACCCCCACTCAGAGTTTTATGGCCGTATCGAAATTCACCTCGTTAGCGAAGAAGGACTTAATTCCTACGGAGCGCCATTTTTGGGGCAATTCAATATTTTTCAGGGATTCAACGAACATTTGGGCTGGATGCACCCTGTGACGCTGTCGGACGGGAAAGACCTGTATGCTGAGACCGTAACAAAGCAAGGAAATGGCTATGTTTATCAGTATGAGGGGAAATCGAAAGCAGTCGATAGCTCAAAAGTGACGCTGAAGTACAAAAAAGGAGAGGAGTTGTTGTCAAAAACATTCACTATTTACCGTACTCACCACGGCCCAGTGGTGGCAGTACGCAATAAAAAGTGGATAAGTCTCAAATCCCAAGAGTCGAATATTGATTTGTTGGCAGTAAACTGGCAGAAAATGAAGACAAAAAACCTGAAGCAATTTACCAAGGTGCTCAACAAACGCGTGATGGTAGGAAACAACATTGTTTATGCCGACCGCGACGGCAACATTGGCTACTGGCACGGCAATTTTGTGCCAAAACGTAACCCTTCCTACGACTGGAAACGCCAAGTGGACGGCAGTATTAAAGAAACGGAATGGCAAGGAACGCACGCATTGGAAGAATTGCCACATTACATCAATCCTGCCAACGGCTGGGTACAAAACTGTAATTCTACCCCATTGTATGCCGCAGGGGAGTTTGATTCTGTGATGAACCGCAAGCCGATTTATATGCTTCCTGACGGAAATACTCCTAGGGCTGTGAATGCCGTTCGGGTGTTAAATCAGCTTCAAAATGCGACTTTGGACGACGTAATTAAGGCTGCTCACGACCCTTATTTGCCAAATGCTACTCGTTTTATTCCTTCGCTGATTTCCTCTTTCGAGAAGGTGAAAAATGATACGGTTTTTGCTGCTTTGGCAGGGGCAATCAAAACGTTGAGCGCTTGGGATTATCGTACAGATACCTCCTCTGTGGCAACGACCTTGGCCGTATTGTGGACAGAACGATTGGTACAAATGAACGTGGCCAAGTTGCCAAGACCCATCACAAATGAAGAACAATACTCCGTAACCAACGGCTCCAATTTGTCGGTTGATTTTTTGTCGCCTGCCGAGCAACTGAAAATGCTTGGCCAAGTAGTTGCTGAGTTGCGGAAAGACTTTGGTACTTGGGAGGTTTCTTGGGGAAAAATCAATCGTTTTCAGCGTCCAGTGGAGGGGAAGCCTTTTAGTGACACCGAGAAAAGCTGGGCAGTGCCTGCTACACCAGGGTACATGGGCTCACTCAATGCGTATGTGAGTCGGAAATCACCCCAAACCAAGGCCCGTTATGGCGTTACGGGTAATACGTTTGTGGCAGCGGTTGAATTTGGTAAAGTATTGAAAGCCAAAACTGTGCTGACAGGAGGAGCTAGTACAAATTCTACTTCTCCTCACTATACCGACCAAGTCAATGGATATATCCATGCGCAGTTTAAGGAAATCTTTTTTTACAAAAAGGATGTATTGGCAAACGCCGAACGAACCTATAAACCTGGAGAATAA
- a CDS encoding leucine-rich repeat domain-containing protein, whose translation MKPILLSLTVSNICKWLFLVLTGIVGTFPTQAQTITDNAFAGAIREVCPTCIDDANKLLFPATSLTSLDISNKGISDLTGIGGFTSLKSLNCHSNKLTQLPTLPSTLTTLQCDVNQITSLPTLPAGLTTLSCSYNQLPFLPNLPTTLTALACNNNQLTNLPDLPNTLTSLTCSNNQLAALPNALPAGLKTLFCLSNKLTQLPTLPNSLTTLYCQENQISCLPALPSSLSVLYLDTDKISCLPTVVSGLKVYNARGNLAEEMGICVTISNPVLLTAIKSRCSACFDNCNNLTPYAFTLTYLELDGLSTNSLSGIEHFKSLQNLSCRYAQLESLPDNLPNSLLRLDVQNNKITSLPNLPPNIQHLQLAQNKLTKIDSLPAALRQLYCNNNLIAFLPKLPSTLTLLDCSNNLLRTLPASLSNLNSLIAYNNQLIELPPIPSQLSTLDVKSNSLTKLPSLPSQLSSLYCDNNSITCLPLLPNSIYSISINNNPISCIPNKIIDRIVYLNGKELPLCGIANINLIAAVQKVCPSCFDECLKIKTEEIEKITNLDLSGQNISSLEGIDLFTSLESLNISNNPITCLYNLPKNLLSLTIDTDKITCIPDSLPALKVYNSLGQLIPTPEKCVKILDNVLANRIRSSCYSCINECNILLPRSQSLTQLTIYQTNGIEELVKLKALTHLSCYNCEGEKLPNLPKNLRLLNWSIGKLTRVENLPDSLIEAHLSSNQITEIINLPTKLKILSIPNNKLKTLQNLSIFLEKIDASSNQISSIDNLPNTLIELNVRYNQLSSLPDLPSTLQVINCSQNPLITCLPFLPRGLKSLEIYGNSEIKCLPNKVDNLTLGTNYTNPLPICGLGDPNLILAIREVCNNCFNSCFEINYEEALKITNLEISGKAINNLVGLENFPNIQTLNISNNNIVCIPFLPENLISLTIDAEKITCLPTHNPNLRVYDKSGQLINTPALCPERIFDSNFAQAIKRQCPTCLDDCNNLLPPAKTLEQLNINYSNIKDLTGIIGFQSLKTLSCNNNKLTFLPELPSNLTYLNISYNSIKKLNNLPESLNQLDCNSNNMLEIEELPSSVSNLNCNYNSLTTLPKLPQSLTYLYCSNNNLIKLPEFPSEVNIVALNQNPQLECLPFLPQKLRNLSIYNTKINCLPNSVSGVSINANPSLLPFCGISDTNLQKAIAESCPSCFDDCMRINTNEAQKVKSLAISGKNITKIVDLHFFPNLESIDISNNPITCLSPLPNSVSSIKIDEEKIKCVSSENLNLKVFNSKGEIIPKPSACSTFIHDINFANAIRRSCSTCIDDCNYLLPPAATLTYLSITYSNITDLTGIEGFASLQSLYASGNLLKTLPTLPSTLRTLEVRANALQSIPSLPDNITELYISNNSLTQLPTLPNRLQRLDLINNKISAIPTLPSTLIDLRCSSNQITCLPSIPFSLTYFQFDSHKIGCLKNLKSGISLIGYNNASFTTYPECSNPIILSDVTANTPNPVTPSTTVSLTVKRNYTGTVAIKWQRKKLNDSDYSDLKIDTIATATNADFVYTLPNVTVADNGSEYRLVVTSACSGTFTAKAFTLAVKDESLSPPTITASPRDTVCLSQTIRLTSNCPPTSATLWSTGENAPFIDIHSSTQTSRTFTAKCSTGAIQSPESPVKTVVWKPFEVILINIGQSKSATKQGQNVSLSAWNSQFVTPDNGPSLAFSSQTNPSIYYLDNPNKIQPRFWTAYVDICDVSNEGSVSFDMLATPEIGIPVSFNTHENNAPYFMYANRDGFTELYAQNHPNFGFYAENENKQNRYDDGLAAGLYKLSIRYWPQKGLGLAPSLRFPQGISTSYQEHWFRIQSKMRTSSARRSVDSSPDAPLFSITPNPATTTAVLSVKQAKHQEIQYEWLDLTGRVHHKSQFVAETDNHTEQLNITRLPTGLYFLRITTPTQQVNLKVTKLD comes from the coding sequence ATGAAACCTATTTTACTTTCATTAACTGTATCAAACATTTGCAAATGGCTTTTTTTAGTTTTGACGGGCATTGTGGGAACGTTTCCTACGCAGGCCCAGACCATTACCGACAATGCCTTTGCAGGAGCCATTCGAGAGGTGTGTCCAACTTGTATTGACGACGCCAACAAGCTGCTTTTCCCCGCAACGAGCCTTACGTCTTTGGACATTTCTAACAAAGGAATCAGTGACTTAACTGGGATTGGTGGGTTTACGTCGTTAAAATCACTGAATTGCCACAGTAACAAACTTACCCAATTACCCACCCTCCCGTCCACCCTGACGACCCTCCAGTGCGATGTCAACCAAATCACGAGTTTACCAACTTTACCTGCTGGTTTGACTACGCTGTCTTGCAGCTACAATCAGCTACCATTTTTGCCCAATCTTCCCACTACCCTAACGGCCTTGGCCTGCAACAACAACCAGCTTACCAACTTACCCGACCTCCCAAACACGCTGACATCGCTCACCTGTTCCAACAATCAGTTGGCGGCCCTGCCAAATGCCTTGCCTGCGGGTCTTAAAACATTGTTTTGTTTATCCAACAAACTCACCCAATTACCAACCCTACCAAACAGCCTCACGACTTTGTACTGTCAGGAGAATCAAATCAGCTGTTTGCCAGCCTTACCCAGTTCTCTGTCTGTTTTGTACTTAGATACCGATAAAATCAGCTGCTTACCCACAGTTGTTTCAGGCTTGAAGGTTTATAATGCGAGGGGAAATCTTGCGGAAGAGATGGGGATTTGTGTGACGATAAGCAATCCCGTTTTACTCACCGCAATTAAGAGTAGGTGTTCAGCTTGTTTTGACAATTGTAATAATTTAACCCCCTATGCTTTCACTTTAACTTATCTTGAACTTGATGGGCTTTCAACCAACTCACTTAGCGGGATTGAACATTTCAAGTCCCTACAGAACCTCTCATGTCGCTATGCTCAACTAGAAAGTTTACCTGATAATCTGCCAAATTCACTATTACGTCTCGATGTTCAGAACAATAAAATCACATCACTGCCTAATCTTCCTCCAAACATTCAACATCTGCAATTGGCACAAAACAAGCTTACTAAAATTGACAGTTTACCCGCTGCTCTTAGGCAGTTATATTGTAACAATAATTTAATTGCCTTTTTACCAAAACTCCCCTCAACACTTACACTCCTAGATTGTAGTAATAACCTCCTTCGTACATTACCTGCGTCATTATCCAATCTGAACTCACTTATAGCCTACAATAATCAATTAATTGAACTCCCTCCTATTCCTTCTCAATTAAGCACGCTGGATGTCAAATCTAACTCACTTACCAAGTTACCTTCTTTACCATCTCAACTTTCATCACTTTATTGCGATAATAATTCAATTACGTGTTTACCACTGCTTCCTAACTCAATTTATAGCATTTCTATTAATAATAATCCCATAAGTTGTATCCCAAATAAAATTATCGATCGTATTGTATATCTTAATGGAAAAGAACTACCGCTTTGTGGTATAGCTAACATCAATCTTATTGCTGCTGTCCAAAAAGTATGCCCTTCTTGTTTTGATGAATGTCTAAAAATAAAAACGGAAGAAATTGAGAAAATTACAAATCTCGATTTATCTGGACAGAATATTTCGTCACTTGAAGGCATTGATTTGTTTACATCGCTTGAGTCTTTAAACATCAGTAATAACCCAATCACTTGCCTCTATAATCTTCCTAAAAATCTGTTGAGCCTAACCATTGATACTGACAAAATTACTTGTATCCCCGATTCACTGCCAGCGCTAAAAGTGTATAATTCACTAGGTCAACTTATACCTACTCCTGAAAAATGTGTCAAAATTTTAGACAATGTATTAGCAAATAGAATCCGTAGTTCTTGTTATAGTTGTATAAATGAATGTAATATCCTTTTACCACGTTCTCAATCTTTAACTCAACTAACAATATATCAAACGAATGGTATTGAAGAGTTAGTAAAACTAAAGGCCCTAACTCATTTATCATGTTACAACTGTGAAGGTGAAAAACTACCAAATTTACCTAAAAATTTACGTTTACTAAATTGGTCAATCGGAAAATTAACTCGTGTTGAAAATTTACCTGATAGTTTAATAGAAGCTCATCTTTCGTCAAATCAGATTACTGAAATAATAAATTTACCTACCAAATTAAAAATATTATCTATACCAAACAACAAATTAAAAACTCTCCAAAATTTATCGATTTTTTTAGAAAAGATTGATGCTTCTAGCAATCAAATCTCGTCTATCGATAACCTCCCAAATACACTTATTGAACTTAATGTCCGATATAATCAATTAAGTTCGCTTCCAGACCTGCCTTCAACTTTACAAGTTATAAACTGCAGTCAAAACCCCCTAATTACTTGTTTACCCTTTTTGCCACGAGGATTAAAATCATTGGAAATATACGGAAATTCTGAAATCAAATGTCTTCCCAATAAAGTTGATAATCTTACATTAGGCACTAATTATACGAATCCACTACCTATTTGCGGTTTAGGTGATCCAAATTTAATCTTGGCGATTCGTGAAGTTTGTAATAATTGCTTCAACTCATGCTTCGAAATTAACTATGAAGAAGCTCTAAAGATAACAAATCTTGAGATTTCAGGCAAAGCTATAAACAATTTAGTCGGACTTGAAAACTTTCCCAACATTCAGACATTAAATATAAGCAATAATAATATCGTTTGTATTCCATTTTTACCCGAAAACCTTATTTCATTGACCATTGATGCTGAAAAAATAACCTGCTTACCCACACACAACCCCAATCTCAGAGTGTATGATAAAAGTGGGCAATTAATAAATACGCCTGCATTATGTCCAGAACGCATTTTTGATAGCAACTTTGCCCAAGCAATTAAACGGCAGTGCCCTACTTGCTTGGATGATTGCAACAACCTTTTACCGCCTGCCAAAACACTTGAGCAATTAAATATCAACTACAGTAACATAAAAGATTTGACAGGAATCATTGGTTTTCAGTCACTTAAAACTCTGTCTTGCAATAACAACAAATTAACGTTTCTTCCAGAACTTCCAAGCAATTTAACCTACTTAAATATATCTTATAATTCAATAAAAAAGCTTAATAATTTACCTGAAAGCTTGAATCAACTAGATTGCAATTCAAACAATATGTTAGAAATAGAGGAATTACCCTCTTCGGTTTCCAACCTTAACTGTAATTACAACTCACTCACGACTTTACCAAAACTCCCTCAGAGTCTTACTTATTTGTATTGTAGCAATAATAATTTAATAAAACTCCCAGAGTTCCCTTCCGAGGTAAACATTGTTGCTCTCAATCAAAATCCTCAGCTAGAGTGTTTACCATTCCTCCCCCAAAAACTAAGAAATCTCAGCATTTATAATACAAAAATAAACTGCTTACCAAATTCAGTAAGCGGGGTCTCCATTAATGCTAACCCTTCACTTCTCCCATTTTGTGGAATTTCGGACACAAATCTACAAAAAGCCATTGCAGAGAGCTGTCCGAGTTGTTTTGATGATTGTATGAGAATAAATACTAATGAAGCTCAAAAAGTAAAATCACTAGCCATTTCAGGAAAAAATATTACCAAAATTGTGGACTTACATTTTTTTCCAAATCTGGAATCGATTGACATTTCTAACAACCCTATTACCTGCCTTTCTCCCTTGCCAAACTCGGTATCTTCAATTAAAATTGATGAAGAAAAAATCAAATGTGTGTCAAGTGAAAATTTGAATTTAAAAGTTTTCAACTCAAAAGGTGAAATAATTCCTAAGCCATCAGCCTGTAGTACTTTTATTCATGACATAAACTTTGCCAATGCTATTCGGCGAAGCTGTTCAACTTGTATCGACGATTGTAATTATTTATTGCCGCCTGCCGCAACACTCACTTACCTATCAATAACCTACAGCAATATAACCGATTTAACTGGCATTGAAGGATTTGCGTCTCTTCAGTCTCTGTATGCTTCTGGAAATTTACTCAAAACATTACCCACATTGCCCTCTACTTTACGCACGCTCGAAGTAAGGGCTAATGCTCTACAATCCATTCCCTCTCTGCCTGATAATATTACTGAATTATACATCAGTAATAACTCCTTAACACAGTTACCTACGCTTCCAAACAGGTTACAAAGGCTAGATTTAATCAACAATAAAATTTCAGCAATTCCGACGCTACCCTCTACTTTAATAGACCTACGTTGCTCTTCTAATCAAATCACCTGCCTTCCATCCATACCCTTTTCACTTACTTATTTTCAATTCGACAGTCACAAAATTGGATGCTTAAAAAACCTAAAAAGCGGAATTTCATTGATTGGCTATAATAATGCTTCGTTTACCACTTACCCCGAATGTAGCAACCCCATTATTCTTTCGGACGTTACTGCCAATACCCCTAATCCTGTGACACCAAGCACAACCGTTTCATTGACTGTAAAACGCAACTATACAGGTACTGTAGCCATAAAATGGCAGCGTAAAAAATTAAACGACAGTGATTATTCTGACTTGAAAATTGATACCATCGCGACCGCTACCAATGCCGACTTTGTCTATACACTCCCCAACGTAACTGTCGCCGACAATGGCAGTGAGTATCGGTTGGTGGTCACTTCTGCTTGTTCTGGAACATTCACGGCCAAAGCATTTACGTTGGCGGTAAAAGATGAATCGCTGTCGCCACCCACAATCACGGCAAGCCCACGAGATACAGTCTGTTTATCCCAAACGATTCGGCTCACTTCCAATTGTCCTCCCACCTCCGCTACCCTTTGGAGCACAGGAGAAAACGCACCCTTTATCGACATCCATTCGTCCACGCAAACAAGTCGAACTTTTACGGCAAAATGCAGCACAGGCGCCATTCAATCGCCCGAAAGCCCCGTTAAAACCGTTGTTTGGAAACCTTTTGAGGTGATTCTCATCAACATTGGCCAGTCAAAAAGTGCAACCAAACAGGGGCAAAATGTTTCACTTTCTGCTTGGAACTCCCAATTTGTCACCCCCGACAATGGTCCTTCTTTGGCCTTTAGCTCACAAACAAACCCTAGCATCTATTATCTCGATAATCCCAACAAAATTCAACCTCGTTTTTGGACAGCTTACGTTGATATTTGTGATGTTTCTAACGAAGGTTCGGTTTCATTTGACATGCTAGCGACTCCAGAGATTGGTATTCCCGTTTCCTTCAATACGCATGAAAATAATGCACCCTATTTTATGTACGCCAATAGAGACGGTTTTACTGAGTTATATGCCCAAAACCACCCTAATTTTGGTTTCTACGCAGAAAACGAAAATAAACAAAACCGCTACGATGATGGACTAGCAGCTGGTTTGTACAAACTCAGTATTCGTTATTGGCCTCAAAAAGGGCTTGGACTCGCTCCTTCTTTAAGATTTCCACAGGGTATTTCCACTTCTTACCAAGAACACTGGTTTCGTATTCAATCAAAGATGAGGACTTCCTCGGCTAGGCGCTCCGTTGACTCATCGCCAGACGCCCCTTTATTTAGTATTACACCTAACCCAGCCACTACTACCGCCGTTTTAAGCGTGAAACAAGCCAAACACCAAGAAATTCAGTATGAATGGCTGGACCTTACTGGACGGGTTCATCATAAAAGTCAATTTGTCGCCGAAACAGACAATCACACGGAGCAGCTTAACATTACGCGCTTGCCAACGGGGCTTTATTTTCTACGAATAACCACCCCAACCCAGCAAGTAAATTTGAAAGTAACCAAACTAGATTAA
- a CDS encoding glycoside hydrolase family 140 protein, translated as MKRFLLAFSSVVCLSFCGFAQPAPKQAQWSKLYIAPDKRVISRGDGKPFFWLGDTAWELFHRLTKEEADFYLKRRAEQGFTVIQAVALAEFDGLGQPNQYGQLPLKNNDPSQPNELYFQHVDYVVNKAASLGLVIGMLPTWGDKFNKKWGVGPEVFTPENARIYGQWLGKRYKGKPIVWILGGDRNPETEKHFAIINAMAEGLKAGHGGTQLMTYHPMGGSNSAAFFHKENWLNFNMFQSGHSAKNAKNYVMQRQNYQLFPVKPTLDGEPRYEDHPIDWKPEKDYFNSHDVRQAAWWAMLSGGAGHTYGDHNVWQFFDPNRNPAISVARTHWRAATNHEGAWQMGYMRKLFEAYPWAQLIPDQGVLKNDNSEDAGYQMAAIGENKDFMFAYSPTGKPLKIDLAKFSIPQLKATWFNPRDGVSTPIGAVKNEGIQEFKPPVACPTCDWTLVIGK; from the coding sequence ATGAAACGATTTTTGTTGGCCTTTTCATCGGTAGTGTGCCTGAGTTTTTGTGGCTTTGCCCAACCTGCACCTAAACAAGCACAGTGGTCAAAATTATACATCGCTCCCGACAAACGGGTCATTTCGCGCGGCGATGGCAAACCGTTCTTTTGGTTGGGAGATACCGCTTGGGAATTATTTCATCGGCTGACCAAAGAAGAGGCAGATTTTTACCTCAAACGTCGTGCAGAACAAGGCTTTACCGTCATTCAGGCCGTGGCTTTGGCAGAGTTTGACGGACTGGGGCAGCCCAACCAATACGGACAGCTTCCCTTAAAAAACAATGACCCTTCGCAGCCCAATGAGTTGTATTTCCAACACGTTGACTATGTAGTAAACAAAGCAGCCTCGTTGGGGCTTGTGATTGGAATGCTGCCTACGTGGGGGGATAAATTCAACAAAAAATGGGGCGTCGGCCCCGAGGTTTTTACGCCCGAAAACGCCCGAATATATGGTCAATGGCTTGGAAAACGTTATAAAGGAAAGCCGATTGTTTGGATTTTGGGCGGCGACCGCAACCCCGAAACCGAAAAACATTTTGCTATCATCAATGCCATGGCCGAGGGCCTCAAAGCAGGTCACGGAGGCACCCAACTTATGACCTATCATCCCATGGGTGGTAGCAATTCAGCCGCGTTTTTTCACAAAGAAAACTGGCTCAATTTCAATATGTTCCAGTCGGGACACTCGGCAAAAAACGCCAAAAATTACGTCATGCAGCGCCAAAATTACCAGCTCTTTCCCGTAAAGCCTACCCTCGATGGTGAGCCTCGCTACGAAGACCATCCGATTGATTGGAAACCTGAAAAGGATTATTTCAATTCGCACGATGTTCGTCAGGCCGCTTGGTGGGCAATGCTTTCGGGCGGCGCAGGCCATACTTACGGCGACCACAACGTTTGGCAGTTTTTTGACCCAAACCGCAATCCCGCCATTTCGGTAGCCCGCACGCATTGGCGGGCAGCCACAAACCACGAAGGGGCTTGGCAAATGGGATACATGCGTAAGCTTTTTGAAGCTTATCCTTGGGCGCAACTAATACCTGACCAAGGCGTTCTGAAAAATGACAACTCCGAAGATGCTGGGTATCAAATGGCTGCCATCGGCGAAAATAAAGATTTTATGTTTGCTTATTCCCCAACAGGTAAACCATTAAAAATTGACCTAGCCAAGTTCTCCATACCTCAGCTCAAAGCCACTTGGTTTAACCCCCGCGATGGTGTTTCAACGCCAATTGGAGCCGTAAAAAACGAAGGTATTCAAGAATTTAAACCTCCCGTAGCCTGCCCTACTTGTGATTGGACACTTGTGATTGGGAAATAA
- a CDS encoding ABC transporter permease encodes MNFPLFVARRYFISKKKNSFISIISIISMLGVCVSTMALVVVMSVFNGMGELNRQLFRSFDPDLKVTPAQGKRFTLSSKTLTALRATEGVKFVTQVVEDNALATYGDRRVVTKIKGVDETFIQRHQLDTAMIEGKFALTTDNEPKAIVGGTVQQLLGISVNNLFTPLELAYPRSDVKTLNLTNTDAFNQQIIRVGGVYMLELRFDDYVIVPLEFATELLGYGHQRSALEIQLQPNAKAGQVQTQIQTLLGDKFVVRTRDEQNADLLRAIRIEKLFVTVSLGLIILVAAINIFFSLSMLVIEKRDDIKMLFAMGANASTVKRIFLFEGSLIAFTGALFGLFLGIIACLLQRQYGLFSMGMVSSVVDAYPVKMEWTDFVITAVTVISITILVSFIPAQRASRL; translated from the coding sequence ATGAATTTTCCCTTATTTGTAGCGCGCCGTTATTTTATCTCCAAGAAAAAAAACAGCTTTATTAGTATTATCTCTATCATTTCGATGCTGGGTGTATGTGTCTCAACGATGGCTCTAGTTGTAGTAATGTCCGTATTTAATGGCATGGGAGAACTAAATCGACAACTATTTCGGAGTTTCGACCCCGACCTTAAAGTGACTCCCGCTCAAGGAAAACGCTTTACCCTTTCGTCCAAAACACTGACTGCATTACGGGCAACGGAAGGTGTCAAGTTTGTTACCCAAGTGGTAGAAGATAATGCCCTTGCCACCTACGGCGACCGTCGGGTAGTGACCAAAATCAAGGGAGTGGATGAGACATTTATTCAGCGCCATCAGTTAGATACCGCGATGATTGAAGGGAAATTTGCCCTTACTACTGACAATGAACCCAAAGCAATTGTCGGAGGAACGGTGCAGCAGCTGCTGGGCATTTCGGTCAACAACTTGTTTACCCCTCTCGAACTCGCTTACCCTCGTTCGGACGTAAAAACGCTTAATTTGACCAATACTGACGCTTTTAACCAACAAATTATCCGCGTGGGAGGCGTTTATATGCTCGAACTTCGGTTTGACGATTACGTGATTGTGCCTCTTGAATTTGCCACCGAGCTACTTGGGTATGGCCACCAACGTTCAGCGCTTGAAATTCAGCTTCAACCCAATGCAAAGGCAGGTCAAGTACAAACTCAAATCCAAACCCTACTTGGAGATAAGTTTGTAGTACGTACCCGCGATGAGCAAAATGCCGACCTTTTACGCGCCATTCGTATTGAAAAACTCTTTGTCACAGTCTCACTTGGGTTAATCATTTTGGTGGCGGCCATCAATATTTTCTTTTCCCTTTCGATGTTGGTGATTGAAAAACGAGACGATATTAAAATGCTGTTTGCCATGGGTGCAAATGCTTCAACCGTCAAACGCATTTTTTTGTTTGAAGGTAGTCTAATTGCATTCACAGGGGCACTCTTTGGATTATTTTTGGGAATCATTGCCTGTTTATTACAAAGGCAATATGGTTTGTTCTCCATGGGTATGGTGAGTTCGGTGGTGGACGCTTATCCCGTAAAAATGGAGTGGACAGACTTCGTCATTACGGCTGTCACCGTCATTTCCATCACGATTTTGGTGTCGTTTATTCCCGCCCAACGTGCAAGCCGACTTTAA